From Gimesia panareensis, the proteins below share one genomic window:
- a CDS encoding FG-GAP-like repeat-containing protein, with product MLRLIAVLLILATIGLALWFLGVFDLDPAAQLQRGAHAFREQNYAEAKRELLPVLESPAHADDAALLLAEIAIKEGDFQAAIEYYDRVPDDRSRDSYQARTRSGEYYLFQLKQLSLALDQFERAYQFFPDDSLVLERLSFIYGLSTQTWKAVPIRIKLLREKKINPLVLYLLAMSDRSLENPQLFSEYEQAAPEDPLVQLMVARLEVDEQEYQAAREHLVKLVKAQPGLSQAQVLLGQTLLKLQQSEAFEQWQAALPKSVREHPEIWNVEGQWYQQQGDTQAAIACFIQTLRRDATNPTACYQLGQLLKQAGDKEAAERLLEYSRKLQTYEGLVKVVYGDKELPAAEKMVSLAQELGLVWEAYGWSRAALLLDPFLEWARQTRDELKGELAELPLVRTDPKQNPVRDLALPEIPTTSGAEMASRATTNGTVTESTQIAFADVTADAGIDFQYFNGHPWPQTQHKMYEFTGGGVGVLDLNHDGWPDLYLTQGTRWPVDEQSAEYLDRLYLNRGDGTFQDVTAQAGIRENRFSQGVTIGDLNQDGFDDIYIGNIGRNRLYLNNGDGTYSEVEQAQGAADAWTTSCLMADLNGDAAPEIYAVNYLTGKDVFDRVCQNGDGTDRSCMPLNFPAAQDQLYLNSNDGTLENVTVAAGIEVPAGKGLGIVAADFTGSGYPSLFVANDAVANFFFVNQGTEKLQFAEQALLSGLALNAQGRTEACMGIAAGDADADGLLDLFVTNYYRETNTLYRQIGPGEFVDETQTANLAESSLFLLGFGTQFLDADLDGLQDLVIVNGHVEDLRKSETPWQMRPQLMQNRGKGKFEEVKSPELGSFFQKTRLGRGMARLDWNRDGREEVAVSSLDQPVVLLENRTGDAGNRLVIRLTGTKSNRDAIGTTVRMKQNGQTLVRQLTAGDGYQASNQRTLVFGLGTEQQVTELEVNWPSGLTQRFSNLAANQEVHLIEGQPEFYRLRSFE from the coding sequence TTGTTGCGTCTGATTGCAGTCCTCCTGATCCTGGCGACGATCGGTCTGGCGCTCTGGTTTCTCGGAGTGTTCGATCTCGATCCTGCTGCGCAGTTGCAACGGGGCGCGCATGCGTTTCGTGAGCAGAATTACGCCGAGGCAAAGCGGGAACTCCTGCCGGTGCTGGAGTCACCTGCGCATGCGGATGACGCTGCTCTGCTGCTGGCGGAAATCGCGATCAAAGAGGGGGATTTTCAGGCCGCCATCGAGTACTATGATCGGGTGCCCGATGATCGGAGTCGCGATTCCTACCAGGCACGCACGCGTTCCGGTGAGTACTACCTGTTTCAGTTGAAACAGCTGTCACTGGCGCTGGATCAGTTCGAGCGGGCCTATCAGTTTTTTCCCGACGACAGTCTCGTACTCGAACGGCTTTCATTTATTTATGGATTGTCGACGCAGACCTGGAAAGCGGTTCCGATTCGCATCAAATTGCTGCGGGAGAAAAAGATCAATCCCCTGGTGCTGTATCTGCTGGCGATGAGTGACCGTTCACTGGAGAACCCGCAGCTGTTTTCCGAATACGAGCAGGCGGCCCCTGAGGATCCCCTGGTGCAGCTCATGGTAGCCCGGCTGGAGGTGGATGAGCAGGAATATCAAGCCGCCCGGGAACACCTGGTGAAACTGGTCAAAGCGCAGCCGGGATTGAGCCAGGCGCAGGTACTGCTCGGCCAGACGCTGCTCAAGCTGCAGCAATCAGAAGCTTTTGAACAATGGCAGGCCGCGCTGCCGAAGTCCGTTCGCGAACATCCCGAGATCTGGAATGTCGAAGGACAGTGGTATCAGCAGCAGGGAGATACACAGGCAGCGATCGCCTGTTTCATTCAGACGCTCAGACGTGATGCAACGAACCCGACCGCCTGCTATCAGTTGGGTCAGCTTTTAAAACAGGCTGGTGATAAGGAAGCGGCGGAACGCCTGCTCGAATATTCTCGGAAACTGCAGACCTACGAGGGGCTGGTGAAAGTTGTGTACGGCGACAAGGAACTGCCGGCTGCGGAAAAAATGGTTTCGCTGGCACAGGAACTGGGGCTCGTCTGGGAAGCCTATGGCTGGAGCCGCGCCGCCTTACTGCTCGATCCCTTTCTGGAATGGGCCAGGCAGACACGCGATGAACTGAAAGGGGAACTGGCAGAACTGCCTCTCGTCAGAACGGACCCGAAACAAAATCCGGTGCGCGACCTGGCGCTGCCTGAAATACCAACAACCTCAGGGGCGGAAATGGCCAGCCGGGCGACTACAAACGGAACAGTGACAGAATCGACTCAGATCGCCTTTGCGGATGTCACCGCTGATGCGGGGATCGACTTTCAATATTTTAACGGTCATCCCTGGCCTCAGACACAGCATAAAATGTACGAGTTCACCGGCGGCGGAGTGGGTGTGCTCGACCTGAACCACGATGGCTGGCCGGATCTCTACCTGACACAGGGAACACGCTGGCCCGTCGATGAACAGTCGGCCGAATACCTGGATCGTCTGTATCTGAATCGGGGGGACGGCACATTTCAGGATGTGACCGCGCAGGCCGGCATTCGGGAGAACCGCTTCAGCCAGGGAGTTACCATCGGTGATCTGAATCAGGATGGATTTGACGACATCTATATCGGCAATATCGGGCGGAACCGGCTCTACCTGAATAATGGAGACGGGACCTATTCCGAAGTCGAACAGGCACAAGGGGCCGCTGATGCCTGGACCACCAGTTGCCTGATGGCGGATCTGAACGGGGATGCCGCGCCGGAAATTTACGCGGTGAACTATCTGACAGGCAAGGATGTTTTTGATCGGGTCTGTCAGAATGGAGACGGGACTGATCGCTCCTGTATGCCTTTGAACTTTCCCGCGGCACAGGACCAGCTCTATTTGAATTCAAACGATGGAACACTGGAGAACGTCACTGTTGCAGCAGGGATTGAAGTCCCCGCCGGGAAAGGGTTGGGAATCGTGGCTGCCGACTTTACCGGCAGTGGTTATCCAAGCCTGTTTGTTGCCAATGATGCGGTTGCTAACTTCTTTTTCGTCAATCAGGGGACCGAAAAACTGCAATTCGCCGAGCAGGCACTGTTGTCCGGTCTGGCGCTCAATGCCCAGGGACGCACGGAAGCCTGCATGGGCATCGCTGCCGGTGATGCGGACGCGGATGGGCTGCTCGATCTGTTCGTCACTAACTACTATCGGGAAACCAATACCCTCTATCGTCAGATCGGCCCGGGTGAGTTTGTCGATGAAACTCAGACTGCGAATCTGGCTGAGTCCAGCCTGTTCCTGCTGGGATTCGGGACGCAGTTTCTGGACGCGGACCTGGACGGACTGCAGGATCTGGTGATCGTCAACGGGCATGTGGAAGACCTCAGGAAGTCAGAGACGCCCTGGCAGATGCGACCGCAGTTGATGCAAAACCGGGGTAAGGGGAAATTCGAAGAAGTGAAATCTCCCGAACTGGGCAGCTTCTTTCAAAAGACTCGGCTGGGGCGGGGGATGGCCCGATTGGACTGGAACCGGGATGGACGCGAGGAAGTCGCTGTTTCCAGCCTTGATCAGCCTGTGGTCCTGCTCGAAAACCGAACTGGCGACGCAGGGAATCGGCTGGTGATTCGACTGACCGGAACGAAATCGAATCGGGATGCCATCGGGACGACCGTACGTATGAAACAGAACGGACAGACGCTGGTGCGACAGCTGACAGCGGGGGACGGGTACCAGGCGAGTAATCAGCGTACGCTGGTATTCGGCCTGGGAACTGAGCAGCAGGTAACAGAACTGGAAGTCAACTGGCCCTCCGGTCTCACGCAACGCTTCTCAAATCTCGCTGCGAACCAGGAAGTGCATCTGATCGAAGGTCAGCCGGAGTTCTATCGCCTCCGCAGTTTCGAGTAA
- a CDS encoding acetyl-CoA C-acetyltransferase, with the protein MSQQGEQRVAVLGAVRTPIGAFNGAFQSLSAVQLGTTAIKETLKRSQITALQVDEVFLGQVFTAGCGMNPARQASVHAGIPYHVPATTVNMVCGSGLKSVALGMQSILCGKARVVLAGGMESMSNTPYLLKGARSGFKMGNQQLIDSMIHDALWDAFYDCHMGITAENLAEKYEVTREDQDRYAVQSQQRYQAALEAGKFDEEIVGVSVPQRKGEPQLVSVDEHPRKETNLETLSCLRPSFKKEGGTVTAANSSGINDGAATLVIAEEAFVEEQQLKPLAWIRSFSNVGLDPQFMGMGPANAIEDLLQHAGLKLSDIDLLEVNEAFAAQALAVGKKLGWDEARVNVNGGAIALGHPLGASGARIAVTLLHEMQKQEAARGIASLCIGGGMGIAMLFESP; encoded by the coding sequence ATGAGTCAGCAGGGAGAACAGCGGGTCGCCGTTCTGGGAGCCGTTCGCACACCCATTGGGGCCTTTAACGGTGCCTTTCAAAGTCTGTCGGCAGTCCAGCTGGGAACGACGGCGATTAAGGAGACGCTCAAACGGAGTCAGATCACAGCGCTGCAGGTGGATGAGGTCTTCTTGGGGCAGGTCTTTACAGCCGGTTGTGGAATGAACCCGGCGCGACAGGCGTCCGTGCATGCGGGCATTCCTTATCACGTGCCGGCGACAACTGTGAATATGGTTTGTGGGTCCGGACTGAAGTCGGTCGCTTTAGGGATGCAGTCCATTCTGTGTGGTAAGGCCCGCGTCGTACTGGCGGGGGGAATGGAGAGCATGAGCAACACCCCCTATCTGCTGAAAGGGGCTCGCAGCGGATTCAAGATGGGAAATCAACAGCTCATCGATTCCATGATTCACGATGCCTTGTGGGATGCCTTTTATGATTGTCACATGGGGATCACCGCCGAGAATCTGGCTGAGAAATACGAGGTGACGCGGGAAGACCAGGACCGTTATGCGGTGCAGAGTCAGCAGCGTTACCAGGCGGCTCTGGAAGCAGGGAAATTCGACGAGGAAATCGTGGGCGTCTCCGTGCCTCAGCGGAAAGGGGAACCACAGCTGGTTTCTGTCGACGAACACCCGCGAAAAGAGACGAACCTGGAGACGCTCTCCTGTCTGCGTCCGTCGTTCAAGAAAGAGGGGGGAACGGTGACCGCCGCGAATTCCTCGGGGATCAATGATGGCGCCGCGACGCTGGTGATCGCGGAGGAAGCATTTGTGGAAGAACAGCAGCTCAAGCCGCTGGCCTGGATTCGCAGCTTTTCGAACGTGGGGTTGGATCCCCAGTTCATGGGGATGGGACCGGCAAACGCGATTGAAGATCTGTTGCAACACGCGGGGCTGAAACTTTCCGACATCGATCTACTGGAAGTCAATGAAGCATTTGCAGCACAGGCTCTGGCAGTCGGCAAGAAACTGGGCTGGGATGAGGCCCGCGTGAACGTCAACGGCGGGGCGATCGCACTCGGTCATCCCCTGGGGGCCAGCGGAGCCCGCATTGCGGTCACACTACTGCATGAGATGCAGAAACAAGAGGCGGCTCGTGGCATCGCTTCACTCTGCATTGGCGGCGGGATGGGTATTGCCATGTTATTTGAGTCCCCTTAA
- a CDS encoding AMP-binding protein: protein MDISAAALENCGLASESAAQLEQRLQALSSENEHELWQTLTTEILTPDLPFSVHQLLYQSVYQSQLDSGTPAPAWFPGEQELSESNLACWLNELNLHSMEDLHSWSVHDRSEFTQKLIDSLRIQFQQPPQQVMNVDAGIEQVQWLTGAKLNIVESCFRDKTDETAVCFQKGSAELQQLSYAELKQLTAQVANGLREAGYEPGTRIAVMMPMTVESVAIFLGVIAAGCVVVTIADSFSAEEMQVRLKITEPALIFIQDVITRGSRQLPLYTKLGEDQRLPAIVLPEQERVQVSLREGDRLWSEFLSDNRELTCEPRNPHDETTILFSSGTTGNPKGIPWDQTTPIKSAGDGYLHHDIHAGDVVCWPTNLGWMMGPWLVYASLINDATIALTDAVPTSRAFCEFVQNARVTMLGLVPSIVSAWRSQDCVAGLDWSRIKVFSSTGECSNPDDMLWLMSRAGYRPVIEYCGGTETGGGYITGTVLKPGVPGLFACPAVGFDWLLLDEEGHLTENGEVFFVPPVIGLSTRLINRDHHEVYFADIPPGPDGELLRRHGDQIEALPDGYFRAQGRIDDAMNLGGIKVSSVQIEELLTQAEGVREVAAIAVPPAGGGPSLLVIYVVMQPDSKFEADTLQSSMQQIIRSQLNPLFKIQAVREIEQLPRTASNKVMRRKLRDLFQGLES from the coding sequence ATGGACATCTCCGCAGCCGCGCTCGAAAACTGTGGTCTCGCCTCTGAATCAGCCGCTCAGCTGGAGCAGAGGCTACAGGCATTGTCGTCAGAAAATGAACATGAACTCTGGCAGACTCTCACGACAGAGATTCTCACGCCTGACCTGCCTTTCTCCGTTCATCAGCTGTTATACCAAAGCGTTTATCAGAGTCAGCTTGATAGTGGAACGCCCGCACCGGCCTGGTTTCCGGGGGAGCAGGAACTGTCGGAATCCAATCTGGCCTGCTGGCTGAATGAGTTGAATCTGCACAGCATGGAAGACCTGCATTCCTGGTCGGTCCATGATCGGAGCGAATTTACGCAGAAGCTGATCGATTCCCTCCGCATCCAATTTCAGCAGCCTCCACAGCAGGTCATGAACGTGGACGCAGGCATCGAACAGGTCCAGTGGCTGACCGGTGCAAAACTAAATATTGTCGAAAGCTGTTTCCGCGACAAGACGGATGAAACGGCGGTCTGTTTCCAGAAAGGAAGCGCGGAACTGCAGCAGCTTAGCTACGCCGAACTGAAGCAACTGACCGCTCAGGTGGCCAACGGGCTCAGGGAAGCCGGTTATGAGCCCGGAACAAGGATTGCCGTTATGATGCCCATGACGGTGGAGTCAGTAGCGATTTTTCTGGGGGTCATCGCCGCCGGTTGTGTGGTGGTGACCATCGCCGACAGTTTCTCAGCTGAGGAAATGCAGGTGCGGCTGAAGATTACTGAGCCGGCGCTGATCTTCATTCAGGATGTCATCACCCGCGGTAGCAGGCAGTTGCCTCTTTATACCAAACTGGGCGAGGATCAGCGGCTCCCCGCGATTGTGCTGCCCGAACAGGAGAGGGTACAGGTTTCACTCCGCGAGGGGGACCGGCTCTGGTCGGAGTTTCTCTCGGACAACCGGGAATTGACCTGTGAACCCCGTAATCCGCACGATGAGACGACGATTCTGTTTTCTTCCGGAACGACCGGGAATCCGAAAGGGATTCCCTGGGATCAGACTACGCCGATCAAATCCGCCGGCGACGGATATCTGCACCACGACATTCACGCCGGCGACGTTGTCTGCTGGCCCACCAACCTGGGCTGGATGATGGGACCCTGGCTGGTGTATGCCTCGCTCATCAATGACGCGACCATTGCGCTGACCGATGCTGTGCCGACCAGCCGTGCGTTTTGTGAGTTCGTACAGAACGCCCGCGTGACCATGCTGGGACTGGTGCCCAGTATCGTCTCTGCCTGGCGGAGCCAGGATTGCGTCGCGGGGCTGGACTGGTCGCGGATCAAGGTGTTCAGTTCGACCGGGGAATGTTCGAATCCGGATGACATGTTGTGGCTGATGTCGCGGGCCGGTTATCGCCCCGTGATTGAATATTGTGGCGGAACCGAGACCGGCGGCGGCTATATTACAGGCACGGTATTGAAGCCGGGCGTACCCGGTCTGTTTGCCTGTCCGGCGGTCGGTTTTGACTGGTTGCTGCTGGATGAAGAGGGGCATCTGACTGAAAACGGCGAAGTCTTCTTTGTGCCTCCGGTGATTGGTCTCTCTACCCGGCTGATCAACCGTGATCATCATGAGGTCTATTTTGCCGACATCCCGCCGGGACCGGATGGGGAACTGTTGCGTCGGCACGGAGATCAGATCGAAGCGTTGCCCGACGGATATTTCCGGGCGCAGGGCCGGATCGACGATGCGATGAACCTGGGAGGCATCAAGGTCAGCTCGGTGCAGATTGAAGAGTTGCTGACCCAGGCGGAGGGCGTTCGCGAAGTGGCAGCCATCGCGGTTCCCCCGGCGGGCGGAGGTCCAAGTCTGCTGGTGATTTATGTCGTCATGCAGCCCGATTCGAAATTCGAGGCAGACACGTTACAGAGCAGTATGCAGCAGATCATTCGCAGCCAGCTCAATCCACTGTTTAAAATACAGGCGGTACGCGAGATCGAACAACTGCCCCGCACAGCCTCAAACAAGGTGATGCGGCGGAAACTACGGGATTTATTTCAAGGTTTAGAATCATGA
- a CDS encoding DUF481 domain-containing protein, producing MGFLNRITGRYFRRCLLLALWINVCCLCGVVYSAEPPPAETLYLKDGQFFSGESIGFEEGNILFRLPDGEVRSVLLGDVDRLEYAEWGSESNTPAPGDELLVSNDNVELPPLPAMINQTPVPQPIGVSPDFGDVEDENTSPWDRVEGYYDTCWEYVEIWTKRMEIGGTFLAGNTQRDYVTTALQLEKSDENNRFLFEIGGRWGQSNGVRDANRWYGNATLDLVRKTNWIVFVTNKNTYDEFENLDWRGNISSGLGYRFINEKDKRLIVRVGPGGTHEVYNSPRLVRTTLDVFAELEFHWPLSDHAKFEHKQTWTPSVDNIKITRLTTETGILFKLDNKDRWNLRLGLLQIYNSVPNAGRKKNDFTGTVSLVYTRK from the coding sequence ATGGGTTTTCTGAACCGCATTACAGGACGATATTTTCGCAGGTGCCTCTTACTGGCACTCTGGATCAACGTCTGTTGTCTGTGCGGCGTGGTGTACTCTGCAGAACCGCCCCCTGCGGAAACGCTGTATCTGAAAGATGGGCAGTTTTTCTCCGGTGAAAGCATCGGTTTTGAAGAAGGAAATATTCTGTTCCGTCTGCCGGACGGAGAAGTCCGTTCCGTGCTGCTGGGAGATGTGGACCGACTGGAATACGCGGAGTGGGGTTCAGAATCGAATACACCTGCACCAGGCGACGAGCTGCTGGTCAGCAATGACAATGTCGAGTTGCCTCCTCTGCCGGCGATGATCAATCAGACGCCGGTCCCTCAACCCATTGGGGTCTCCCCTGACTTTGGCGATGTCGAGGATGAGAACACCTCTCCCTGGGATCGTGTCGAAGGCTATTACGATACCTGCTGGGAGTATGTTGAAATCTGGACCAAGCGGATGGAGATCGGGGGCACCTTTCTGGCGGGGAACACTCAGCGGGACTATGTGACAACGGCCCTGCAGCTGGAAAAATCTGATGAAAACAACCGGTTCCTGTTTGAGATTGGCGGTCGCTGGGGGCAGTCGAATGGTGTCCGCGATGCCAACCGCTGGTATGGGAATGCAACGCTGGACCTGGTTCGCAAAACCAACTGGATCGTCTTCGTAACCAACAAGAATACCTATGACGAATTCGAGAATCTGGACTGGCGGGGAAACATTTCCAGCGGTTTGGGTTATCGGTTTATCAATGAAAAAGACAAACGCTTGATTGTCCGTGTCGGTCCCGGTGGTACGCACGAAGTTTATAACAGCCCTCGACTGGTCCGTACCACGCTCGACGTCTTCGCGGAGCTGGAGTTCCACTGGCCTTTATCAGACCATGCCAAGTTTGAGCACAAACAGACCTGGACCCCCAGTGTAGACAATATCAAGATCACCCGTCTGACCACGGAGACCGGGATCCTGTTCAAACTGGATAATAAAGACCGCTGGAACCTGCGGCTGGGGCTGCTGCAGATTTACAACTCGGTTCCGAACGCGGGACGCAAGAAAAACGACTTCACCGGGACCGTCTCCCTGGTTTACACACGCAAATAA
- a CDS encoding M20/M25/M40 family metallo-hydrolase has product MSVLNTNRISKLFTTGCSLLLLCGISLSLMTSDSIARAETPTKKSAAKAKADSDSPGALRMLDAIKYLASDELEGRGVDTRGINLAADYIVKEFKAAGLDVTTVEEGAFQKFTINTGSKLGPANELQLAGPDGKTIPLVYDKDFRSCSFGGSGKFDAELVFCGYGIDAKDAKYNDYANVDVKDKVVIIMRRTPQQGEKDSPFAGAHGISRYAALRYKVSTAFGKGAKAILFVNDYYSTQENKKEAKDLEQDAIEELITATENWEKASADKRDNADVNLKKALLDVQQARKKLKEARFDRLMEFGYAGSGDGRSIPIAHITIEKCNELFKDAGKPTLQELEGKIDEQLKPESFELPQWKAKGEISVKQIRTEVKNIIGVLEGKGPHADETIVIGAHYDHVGYGGEGSLAPGSTDVHNGADDNASGTVALIELARKLAARKEPLPRRLVFIAFTGEERGLIGSAHYVKNPIFDLKNTVAMLNMDMVGRLTDDKLTVFGTGTAPRWKKLVEETAKDYDFKLSLKPEGFGPSDHSSFYGKQIPVLHLFTGTHSDYHRPSDDWDKINIPGMERIVSFLEEIAIATAENPERPQYVKIERPAPTMRSGNRPYFGSIPDFGGEGPGYHISGASPGSPADKAGLKAGDAIIKMGKTKIDGLDDFDLALRMFSPGDEVDVTVLREGKRVKLTVKLGKPK; this is encoded by the coding sequence ATGTCTGTTCTGAACACGAATCGGATTTCGAAATTATTCACGACCGGATGCAGTCTGCTTCTGTTATGTGGCATCAGTCTGTCGCTCATGACCAGCGATTCGATCGCCCGGGCAGAAACGCCAACGAAAAAATCAGCCGCGAAAGCCAAAGCAGATTCCGATTCTCCCGGTGCCCTACGGATGCTGGACGCGATCAAATACCTGGCCTCCGATGAACTGGAAGGGCGGGGTGTCGATACCCGGGGCATCAACCTGGCTGCCGACTATATTGTCAAAGAGTTCAAAGCTGCCGGTCTGGATGTGACCACTGTCGAAGAAGGGGCCTTTCAGAAGTTCACCATCAATACCGGCAGCAAACTGGGTCCCGCGAATGAGCTTCAGCTGGCAGGTCCGGACGGAAAAACGATTCCCCTGGTTTACGACAAAGATTTCCGCTCCTGCTCCTTCGGCGGTTCAGGAAAATTCGATGCCGAACTGGTCTTCTGCGGATACGGGATCGATGCCAAAGATGCGAAATACAACGACTATGCCAACGTGGATGTGAAAGACAAAGTCGTGATCATCATGCGGCGGACGCCTCAGCAGGGAGAGAAGGACAGTCCCTTCGCGGGTGCCCACGGCATCTCACGTTATGCGGCCCTGCGCTACAAAGTCAGCACGGCGTTCGGCAAAGGGGCCAAAGCGATCCTGTTTGTGAATGATTATTATTCGACCCAGGAAAACAAAAAAGAAGCGAAAGACCTGGAACAGGACGCGATCGAAGAACTGATCACCGCAACCGAAAACTGGGAAAAAGCGTCTGCGGACAAACGGGACAATGCAGACGTTAATCTAAAAAAAGCCCTGCTCGACGTGCAACAGGCCCGCAAAAAACTGAAAGAGGCCCGCTTTGACCGACTGATGGAATTCGGCTATGCCGGCAGTGGTGATGGCCGCTCGATTCCGATCGCACATATTACTATTGAAAAATGCAACGAACTCTTCAAAGACGCCGGGAAACCGACACTGCAGGAACTCGAAGGCAAAATCGATGAGCAACTGAAGCCGGAAAGCTTCGAATTACCTCAATGGAAAGCCAAAGGGGAAATCTCGGTCAAACAGATCCGCACCGAAGTGAAAAATATCATTGGCGTGCTCGAAGGCAAAGGACCACACGCCGATGAAACCATCGTCATCGGGGCGCACTATGATCATGTCGGTTACGGCGGAGAGGGCTCACTGGCCCCCGGTTCCACCGACGTCCACAACGGAGCTGACGACAATGCCTCGGGAACCGTCGCCCTGATCGAACTGGCCCGCAAACTGGCAGCCCGCAAAGAGCCCCTGCCCCGCCGCCTGGTGTTCATCGCCTTTACGGGTGAAGAACGGGGGCTGATCGGCTCAGCTCACTACGTCAAGAATCCGATCTTCGATCTGAAGAACACGGTCGCGATGCTCAACATGGATATGGTGGGCCGTCTGACCGATGACAAACTGACCGTCTTCGGAACCGGCACCGCACCGCGCTGGAAAAAACTGGTAGAAGAGACCGCGAAAGATTACGACTTCAAGCTTTCCCTCAAGCCGGAAGGCTTCGGTCCCAGCGATCATAGCTCTTTCTACGGGAAACAGATTCCGGTGCTGCACCTCTTTACCGGAACTCACAGTGACTATCACCGCCCCTCTGATGACTGGGACAAGATCAACATCCCGGGCATGGAGCGGATCGTCAGCTTTCTGGAAGAGATCGCCATCGCGACCGCGGAGAATCCCGAGCGTCCGCAATACGTCAAGATCGAGCGTCCGGCACCGACCATGCGTTCCGGAAACCGTCCCTATTTCGGCAGCATTCCCGACTTTGGAGGAGAAGGTCCCGGCTATCACATCTCAGGAGCCTCTCCCGGAAGCCCGGCTGACAAAGCAGGCCTCAAAGCGGGCGACGCAATCATCAAGATGGGCAAGACGAAGATCGACGGCCTGGATGACTTCGATCTGGCCCTGCGGATGTTTTCCCCAGGCGATGAAGTCGACGTGACTGTCCTGCGGGAGGGCAAGCGGGTGAAGCTGACCGTCAAACTCGGAAAGCCCAAATAA